The Tripterygium wilfordii isolate XIE 37 chromosome 17, ASM1340144v1, whole genome shotgun sequence genome has a window encoding:
- the LOC119982828 gene encoding glycogen synthase kinase-3 homolog MsK-3 yields the protein MASVGVVRASGFKDPIGNAIGVDRLPDEMNDMKIRDDKEMEANIVDGNGTETGHIIVTTIGGKNGQPKQTISYMAERVVGQGSFGVVFQAKCLETGETVAIKKVLQDKRYKNRELQTMRLLDHPNVVSLKHCFFSTTEKDELYLNLVLEYVPETVHRVIKHYNKMNQRMPLIYVKLYFYQICRALAYIHNSIGVCHRDIKPQNLLVNPHTHQLKLCDFGSAKVLVKGEPNISYICSRYYRAPELIFGATEYTSAIDIWSAGCVLAELLLGQPLFPGESGVDQLVEIIKVLGTPTREEIKCMNPNYTEFKFPQIKAHPWHKIFHKRMPPEAVDLVSRLLQYSPNLRSTALEALVHPFFDELRDPNSRLPNGRLLPPLFNFKAHELKGVPAEMLPRLIPEHARKQCAFLGL from the exons ATGGCATCTGTTGGTGTAGTGCGGGCTTCTGGATTTAAAGATCCTATTGGTAATGCTATTGGTGTGGACAGGTTACCTGATGAGATGAATGATATGAAAATCAGAGATGACAAG GAAATGGAAGCAAATATTGTTGATGGCAATGGAACGGAGACAGGTCATATAATTGTCACAACTATTGGTGGCAAAAATGGGCAGCCAAAACAG ACCATAAGCTATATGGCTGAGCGCGTTGTTGGACAAGGATCTTTTGGAGTAGTCTTCCAG GCCAAATGTTTAGAGACCGGTGAAACTGTTGCTATTAAAAAGGTTCTTCAAGATAAGAGGTACAAGAACCGTGAGCTACAAACAATGCGCCTTCTAGACCACCCCAATGTTGTTTCTCTCAAACACTGCTTCTTCTCAACAACTGAAAAGGATGAGCTCTACCTTAATTTGGTGCTTGAATATGTTCCTGAGACAGTCCATAGGGTGATTAAGCACTACAATAAGATGAATCAAAGGATGCCACTGATATACGTGAAACTATATTTTTACCAG ATTTGTAGGGCTCTTGCTTACATTCATAATAGCATTGGTGTGTGCCACAGGGACATCAAGCCTCAAAATTTATTG GTTAACCCACATACACACCAGCTAAAACTATGCGACTTTGGAAGTGCCAAAGTTTTG GTGAAAGGGGAACCGAACATTTCTTATATTTGTTCTAGGTATTATCGAGCACCAGAACTCATATTTGGTGCAACTGAATATACATCTGCAATAGATATTTGGTCTGCTGGCTGTGTTTTGGCTGAGTTACTGCTTGGACAG CCTCTCTTTCCTGGTGAGAGTGGAGTCGACCAGCTGGTTGAAATTATCAAG GTTTTGGGCACACCAACTAGAGAGGAAATTAAGTGTATGAACCCAAACTACACAGAGTTTAAATTCCCACAAATTAAAGCTCACCCATGGCACAAG ATATTCCACAAGCGAATGCCCCCAGAGGCTGTGGATCTTGTATCAAGACTGCTGCAATACTCTCCCAACCTTCGAAGCACTGCT CTAGAGGCCTTGGTTCATCCCTTCTTTGATGAGCTACGTGATCCTAACAGCCGTCTACCTAATGGGCGTTTACTGCCCCCATTGTTCAACTTCAAAGCTCATG AGCTGAAAGGAGTGCCAGCGGAGATGCTGCCACGGCTTATCCCAGAGCATGCGAGGAAGCAGTGTGCTTTCCTTGGGTTATGA